One Panicum virgatum strain AP13 chromosome 3N, P.virgatum_v5, whole genome shotgun sequence DNA segment encodes these proteins:
- the LOC120667067 gene encoding LOW QUALITY PROTEIN: receptor protein-tyrosine kinase CEPR1-like (The sequence of the model RefSeq protein was modified relative to this genomic sequence to represent the inferred CDS: deleted 1 base in 1 codon) gives MVSLPPLFFWFILFLFLAAGDGGAAALDAQAAYLARMKEQFPGPGMSRWDFSSPAPDYCRFQGVACDRGGNVTAIDVTSWRLVGRLPPGVCAALPALRELRMAYNDVRGDFLPGLLNCTSLEVLNVSYSGVSGAVPDLSPMRALRVLDMSNNLFSGAFPTSITNATALEVVNLNENPGFDVWRPPESFMALRRIRVLILSTTSMRGGIPAWFGNMTSLTDLELSGNFLTGRIPLSLARLPNLQFLELYYNQLEGVVPAELGNLTELTDIDLSENRLAGGIPESLCALPNLRVLQMYTNELTGPIPAVLGNSTQLRILSVYRNQLTGEIPADLGRYSDLNVIEVSENQLTGPLPPYACARAQLQYILVLSNLLTGPIPAAYAECTPLLRFRVSSNHLEGDVPPGIFGLPHASIVDLSYNHLTGPVPAAVAGATNLTSLFASNNRMSGELPPEIAGASGLVKIDLSNNLIGGAIPEAVGRLARLNQLSLQGNRLNGSIPASLAGLRSLNVLNLSDNALSGAIPESLCALLPNSLDFSHNNLSGPVPAPLIKEGLLESVAGNPGLCVAFRLNLTDPALPLCPRPGGLRRGLAGNAWVVGACALACVVAALALARRWVLRARQDAEHDGAPTSPASSSSYDVKSFHKLSFDQHEILEALIDKNIVGHGGSGTVYKIELSSGELVAVKKLWVSARRRPSSKQQHLSSISTTTGSWLGDRELRTEVETLGSIRHKNIVKLYCCYSGADSNLLVYEYMPNGNLWEALHGCFLLLDWLTRHRVALGVAQGLAYLHHDLMFPIVHRDIKSSNILLDADFEPKVADFGIAKVLQLARGADGRDALSSTTTIAGTYGYLAPEYAYSSKATTKCDVYSFGVVLMELATGRKPIEPEFGDTRDIVHWVSGKVAAGAEADALDKRLAWSPYKEEMVQALRVAVRCTCSIPGLRPTMADVVQMLAEAGPPKDNKNSSCKDDDAGQKPKLPTASP, from the exons ATGGTGTCCCTCCCACCCTTGTTCTTCTGGTTTattctcttcctcttcttggcggccggcgatggcggcgcggcggcattGGACGCGCAGGCTGCCTACCTGGCCAGGATGAAGGAGCAGTTCCCCGGGCCGGGCATGTCGAGGTGGGACttctcctcgccggcgccggactaCTGCAGGTTCCAGGGCGTCGCCTGCGACCGGGGCGGCAACGTGACGGCCATCGACGTCACGTCGTGGCGGCTGGTCGGCCGGCTCCCGCCGGGCGTCTGCGCGGCGCTCCCCGCGCTCCGGGAGCTCCGGATGGCGTACAACGACGTCCGCGGCGACTTCCTGCCGGGCCTGCTCAACTGTACCTCCCTCGAGGTGCTCAACGTGAGCTACTCCGGCGTGTCCGGCGCCGTCCCGGACCTATCCCCGATGCGGGCGCTGCGGGTGCTCGACATGTCCAACAACCTCTTCTCCGGCGCGTTCCCGACGTCCATCACCAACGCCACCGCCCTCGAGGTCGTCAACCTCAACGAGAACCCCGGGTTCGACGTCTGGCGGCCGCCCGAGTCGTTCATGGCGCTCCGGCGCATCCGCGTGCTCATCCTCTCCACCACGTCCATGCGCGGCGGCATCCCGGCCTGGTTCGGCAACATGACGTCGCTCACCGACCTGGAGCTCAGCGGCAACTTCCTCACCGGGCGCATCCCCCTGTCGCTGGCGCGCCTCCCCAACctgcagttcctggagctctacTACAACCAGCTGGAGGGCGTCGTCCCCGCCGAGCTCGGCAACCTCACGGAGCTCACCGACATCGACCTGTCCGAGaaccggctcgccggcggcatccCCGAGTCCCTGTGCGCGCTGCCCAACCTGCGCGTGCTCCAGATGTACACCAACGAGCTCACCGGCCCCATCCCGGCCGTGCTCGGCAACTCCACGCAGCTGCGCATCCTCTCCGTGTACCGCAACCAGCTCACCGGCGAGATCCCCGCCGACCTCGGCCGCTACTCGGACCTGAACGTGATCGAGGTGTCGGAGAACCAGCTGAcggggccgctgccgccgtacGCCTGCGCCAGGGCCCAGCTCCAGTACATCCTGGTGCTGAGCAACCTCCTGACGGGGCCCATCCCGGCGGCCTACGCCGAGTGCACGCCGCTGCTCCGGTTCCGGGTGAGCAGCAACCACCTGGAGGGCGACGTCCCGCCGGGCATCTTCGGCCTCCCGCACGCCTCCATCGTCGACCTCTCCTACAACCACCTGACGGGGCCGGtgcccgcggcggtggcgggcgccACCAACCTGACGTCGCTGTTCGCGTCCAACAACCGGAtgtccggcgagctcccgccGGAGATCGCCGGCGCCTCGGGGCTGGTGAAGATCGACCTGAGCAACAACCTCATCGGCGGGGCGATCCCGGAGGCGGTGGGGCGGCTGGCGCGGCTGAACCAGCTGTCCCTGCAGGGCAACCGGCTGAACGGCTCCATCCCGGCGTCGCTGGCCGGCCTGCGGAGCCTGAACGTGCTCAACCTGTCGGACAACGCGCTGTCCGGCGCGATCCCGGAGTCGCTGTGCGCGCTGCTGCCCAACTCGCTCGACTTCTCCCACAACAACCTGTCGgggccggtgccggcgccgctCATCAAGGAGGGCCTGCTGGAGAGCGTGGCCGGCAACCCGGGGCTGTGCGTGGCGTTCCGGCTGAACCTGACGGACCCGGCGCTGCCGCTGTGCCCGCGCCCGGGCGGGCTGCGGCGGGGGCTGGCC GGAAACGCGTGGGTGGTGGGCGCGTGCGCGCTGGCGtgcgtggtggcggcgctggcgctggcgcggCGGTGGGTGCTGCGGGCGCGCCAGGACGCGGAGCACGACGGCGCGCCGAcgtcgccggcgtcgagctCGTCCTACGACGTGAAGAGCTTCCACAAGCTGAGCTTCGACCAGCACGAGATCCTGGAGGCGCTGATCGACAAGAACATCGTGGGCCACGGCGGCTCCGGGACGGTGTACAAGATCGAGCTCAGCAGCGGCGAGCTGGTGGCGGTGAAGAAGCTGTGGgtgtcggcgcggcggcggcccagcagcaagcagcagcacTTGTCGTCCATATCCACCACCACCGGCAGCTGGCTCGGCGACCGCGAGCTCCGCACGGAGGTGGAGACGCTGGGCAGCATCCGGCACAAGAACATCGTCAAGCTCTACTGCTGCTACTCCGGCGCCGACAGCAACCTGCTGGTGTACGAGTACATGCCCAACGGCAACCTGTGGGAGGCGCTGCACGGGTGCTTCCTGCTGCTGGACTGGCTGACGCGCCACCGCGTGGCGCTCGGCGTCGCGCAGGGCCTCGCCTACCTCCACCACGACCTCATGTTCCCCATCGTCCACCGCGACATCAAGTCCTCCAACATCCTCCTCGACGCCGACTTCGAGCCCAAGGTCGCCGACTTCGGCATCGCCAAGGTGCTCCAGCTGGCGCGCGGCGCCGACGGCCGGGACGCCCTGtcgtccaccaccaccatcgccgggaCCTACGGCTACCTCGCGCCGGAGTACGCCTACTCGTCCAAGGCGACGACCAAGTgcgacgtgtacagcttcggcGTGGTGCTCATGGAGCTGGCCACGGGGAGGAAGCCCATCGAGCCGGAGTTCGGCGACACGCGGGACATCGTGCACTGGGTCTCCGGCaaggtggccgccggcgccgaggcggaCGCGCTGGACAAGCGCCTGGCGTGGAGCCCCTACAAGGAGGAGATGGTGCAGGCGCTGCGCGTCGCCGTGCGATGCACCTGCAGCATCCCGGGCCTCCGCCCCACCATGGCCGACGTCGTCCAGATGCTCGCCGAGGCCGGGCCCCCCAAGGACAACAAGAACAGCAGCTGCAAGGACGACGACGCCGGCCAGAAGCCCAAGCTACCTACAGCTAGTCCATAG
- the LOC120667068 gene encoding xylulose kinase 2-like, producing the protein MADSGGGGCCFPRLPDDALFLGLDCSTQSLKATVLDAGLGVVATDSIHFDSDLPHYGTHGGVRRDPAERGRIVSPPLMWAEALDLLLARLRPRADLRRVAAVSGSAQQHGSVYWARGAGAALAALDPAGSLATQLAGAFAAPESPVWMDSSSAAQCREVEAAMGGPLRLAALTGCRAHERCTGPQIRKMHQTRPRVYDATERVSLVSSFMASLLVGGYACIDETDGAGMNIMDIATRQLRDDALQATAPNLEERIGKLSTAHAVAGKISPYFVQRFQFASSCLVIQWSGDNPNSLAGLTLSNPGDLAISLGTSDTVFGVTDSPEPTLEGNIFPNPVDPKTYMVLLCYKNGSLTREDLRNRYAERSWDMFNRLLEETAPFNGGKLGFYYKEHEILPPLPVGFHRYVVKNLTSGSLDEMVEEEVDEFDPPSEVRAIIEGQFLSMRGHAEQCGLPVPPKRIIATGGASSNPTILKIMASIFGCPVYTSQRSDSASLGAALRAAHGWLCNQQDEFVPFSSVYSERIDRTSLSMKLAVPFGECEGDIELLNNYTLLVRKRMEIEQKLIERFGQQELSGF; encoded by the exons ATGGccgactccggcggcggcggctgctgcttccCGCGCCTCCCCGACGACGCCCTCTTCCTCGGGCTCGACTGCTCCACCCA GTCGCTCAAGGCCACCGTTCTGGACGCCGGCCTCGGCGTCGTCGCCACCGACTCCATCCACTTCGACTCGGACCTGCCGCACTACGGCACCCACGGCGGCGTCCGCCGGGACCCCGCCGAGCGCGGCCGCATCGTGTCGCCGCCGCTCATGTGGGCCGAGGCCCTGGACCTGCTCCTCGCCAGGCTGCGGCCGCGCGCAGAcctccgccgcgtcgccgccgtctcCGGCTCCGCGCAGCAGCACGGCAGCGTGTACTGGGccaggggcgccggcgccgcgctggCCGCGCTCGACCCGGCCGGGAGCCTCGCGACGCAGCTCGCGGGCGCGTTCGCGGCGCCGGAGTCGCCCGTGTGGATGGACAGCAGCTCGGCGGCGCAGTGccgggaggtggaggcggcgatgGGCGGGCCCCTGCGGCTGGCCGCGCTCACGGGGTGCCGCGCGCACGAGCGCTGCACGGGGCCGCAGATACGGAAGATGCATCAGACGAGGCCGCGAGTGTACGACGCCACCGAGAGGGTCTCGCTCGTCAGCTCCTTCATGGCGTCGCTGCTCGTCGGCGGGTACGCCTGCATCGACGAGACCGACGGCGCAGGGATGAACATCATGGACATCGCCACGCGCCAGCTGCGCGACGACGCTCTTCAG GCTACGGCTCCAAATTTAGAAGAGAGGATTGGGAAACTTTCAACGGCTCATGCTGTGGCTGGAAAAATATCCCCTTATTTTGTTCAGAG ATTTCAGTTTGCAAGCAGCTGTCTAGTTATTCAGTGGTCAGGGGACAACCCCAATAGCCTTGCAG GCTTAACTTTGAGCAATCCCGGTGATCTAGCAATCAGTCTTGGGACAAGTGATACA GTTTTTGGGGTCACTGATTCACCAGAACCAACCCTGGAGGGAAACATCTTTCCTAACCCAGTTGATCCCAAGACCTACATGGTTttgctttgctataaaaatggATCTCTGACACGAGAAG ACCTTCGCAATCGTTATGCTGAGAGATCTTGGGATATGTTCAATAGGTTGCTTGAAGAAACAGCCCCCTTCAACG gAGGGAAGTTGGGATTTTACTACAAGGAGCATGAGATTCTCCCACCACTTCCAG TTGGATTTCACCGGTACGTTGTCAAGAACTTGACTAGTGGATCTTTAGATGAGATGGTAGAAGAAGAAGTTGACGAGTTTGATCCTCCTTCAGAG GTGCGTGCAATAATTGAAGGGCAGTTCCTGTCCATGAGGGGCCATGCTGAGCAATGTGGACTGCCAGTACCTCCAAAGCGTATCATAGCAACTGGTGGCGCGTCCTCAAACCCAACAATTCTCAAGATAATGGCATCTATTTTTGGTTGTCCAGTGTACACTTCCCAAAGATCAG ACTCTGCATCTCTGGGTGCTGCTTTGCGAGCAGCCCATGGGTGGCTCTGTAATCAGCAAGATGAGTTTGTGCCATTCTCATCTGTGTACTCTGAAAGAATTGATAGAACATCACTAAGCATGAAGCTGGCTGTTCCTTTTGGGGAGTGCGAGGGAGACATTGAGCTTCTGAACAACTATACATTGTTGGTTAGGAAGAGGATGGAGATTGAGCAGAAACTCATCGAAAGGTTCGGTCAACAAGAACTAAGTGGTTTCTAG